One genomic segment of Microbacterium maritypicum includes these proteins:
- a CDS encoding cytosine permease translates to MTTTDYEHGVVPQDQRKSWLSIATVWIAIGIDLSGAFLGVSLASGMAFWPAIGATMLGSLLLGLLAMACAYVGAATGLSTAMISRAVFGRIGGAILALAIAVSLVGWYAVQAGFFGANAQIAFAEFTGIDVPVQVFTAIGGVLMAITAFWGYRSINRLSTLAVPLLLLLLVVGVIVAFTVNGAAGLQAPVEATFTFGGAVSLVMGIFILGVVLAPDMARWAKTPKQAMIAGFVGFFFGNSIILVVAILLARIMDGTELMAIFFALGLGGVAVIVLILAQWTTNTTNLYSAGLSFASISERLSRRTVTIVLGAIGIIVGVIGAADYFVQFILVIGTIIAPYGGVYLASFFTGRKTARWAHGATVPLVDGWSIAAWVVGIFVAVATTNPADGPGFGWFTLTSISALDGLLVGFVAYLVLLPLRRRVTPVSAPVTDEVSA, encoded by the coding sequence ATGACCACCACCGACTATGAGCACGGCGTCGTGCCGCAGGACCAGCGCAAGAGCTGGCTGTCGATCGCCACCGTGTGGATCGCGATCGGCATCGACCTCTCCGGGGCGTTCCTCGGCGTCTCTCTCGCTTCCGGCATGGCCTTCTGGCCGGCGATCGGCGCGACGATGCTCGGATCTCTGCTGCTCGGACTGCTCGCGATGGCCTGCGCCTACGTCGGCGCCGCCACCGGGCTCTCCACCGCCATGATCTCCCGCGCCGTGTTCGGCCGCATCGGCGGCGCGATCCTCGCCCTGGCGATCGCCGTGAGTCTGGTCGGCTGGTACGCCGTGCAGGCCGGATTCTTCGGCGCGAACGCGCAGATCGCGTTCGCTGAGTTCACCGGCATCGACGTGCCGGTGCAGGTGTTCACCGCGATCGGCGGCGTGCTCATGGCGATCACCGCGTTCTGGGGCTACCGCTCCATCAACCGTCTCAGCACCCTCGCGGTGCCGCTGCTGCTTCTGCTGCTGGTCGTCGGCGTCATCGTCGCCTTCACGGTGAACGGTGCGGCGGGCCTCCAGGCCCCGGTCGAGGCGACCTTCACCTTCGGCGGTGCGGTGTCGCTCGTCATGGGTATCTTCATCCTCGGGGTCGTGCTCGCCCCCGACATGGCGCGGTGGGCGAAGACCCCGAAGCAGGCCATGATCGCCGGTTTCGTGGGGTTCTTCTTCGGCAACTCGATCATCCTGGTCGTCGCGATCCTGCTCGCCCGCATCATGGACGGCACCGAGCTGATGGCGATCTTCTTCGCGCTCGGCCTCGGCGGTGTCGCCGTGATCGTGCTGATCCTCGCGCAGTGGACCACGAACACGACCAACCTCTACTCGGCCGGACTCTCGTTCGCGTCGATCAGCGAGCGGCTGAGCCGTCGCACCGTCACGATCGTGCTCGGCGCCATCGGCATCATCGTCGGGGTGATCGGTGCTGCCGACTACTTCGTACAGTTCATCCTCGTCATCGGCACGATCATCGCCCCCTACGGCGGCGTGTACCTGGCGTCGTTCTTCACGGGTCGAAAGACGGCGCGCTGGGCGCACGGCGCCACCGTGCCGCTGGTCGACGGCTGGTCCATCGCGGCCTGGGTGGTCGGGATCTTCGTCGCCGTCGCGACGACGAATCCGGCGGATGGCCCCGGCTTTGGCTGGTTCACGCTCACCTCGATCTCCGCTCTCGACGGCCTCCTCGTGGGCTTCGTCGCGTATCTCGTGCTGCTGCCGCTGCGTCGTCGCGTGACGCCGGTGTCGGCCCCCGTCACGGATGAGGTGAGCGCATGA
- a CDS encoding DUF917 domain-containing protein — translation MSAVVTTPVITEADIDEIALGAAVLGTGGGGDPHVGSLIAKRLIRLHGPVPLIAVDDLRDDDFVIPIGGIGAPSVSVERIQAESELLAALHAIERAVGRKATAVMPIEVGGGNSMIPIAAAALAGLPVVDGDAMGRAFPEAQMVTFHLAGYGPGTTVLVDHHGNEVVSRPVDGGWSERIARAVTVEMGGGATMIDYAYGGDVVRECAIPGTLGLAQRIGRILRGRDAAGRELRDDERIDALCADLDAVRLFDGKVADLQRAVDGGFTRGAAELVGVGVDRGSAFRLDFQNEMLLGRRDGVLAAVTPDLIAVLDLATGMPITTESLRYGARVAVIAIPCHDKWRTPIGLETAGPAHFGYDVEWVPVEDIAQRSGARTTDEEAA, via the coding sequence ATGAGCGCTGTCGTCACGACGCCTGTGATCACGGAAGCCGACATCGACGAGATCGCCCTCGGTGCCGCCGTGCTCGGCACCGGAGGAGGCGGCGACCCGCATGTCGGCTCCCTGATCGCCAAGCGACTCATCCGCCTGCACGGGCCGGTCCCGCTGATCGCCGTCGACGACCTGAGGGATGACGACTTCGTCATCCCGATCGGAGGGATCGGCGCCCCCTCCGTGAGTGTGGAGCGCATCCAGGCCGAGTCCGAGCTGCTCGCGGCCCTGCACGCTATCGAGCGCGCCGTGGGTCGCAAAGCGACAGCGGTGATGCCGATCGAGGTCGGCGGCGGCAATTCGATGATCCCGATCGCGGCCGCGGCCCTCGCTGGCCTCCCGGTGGTCGACGGCGATGCGATGGGTCGGGCGTTCCCCGAGGCGCAGATGGTCACCTTCCACCTGGCCGGCTACGGACCCGGCACGACCGTGCTGGTCGACCATCACGGCAATGAGGTGGTGAGCCGCCCGGTCGACGGCGGATGGTCGGAGCGCATCGCGCGGGCGGTCACCGTCGAGATGGGCGGAGGGGCGACCATGATCGACTACGCGTACGGCGGCGACGTCGTGCGCGAGTGCGCGATCCCCGGCACCCTCGGACTCGCTCAGCGCATCGGGCGCATCCTGCGGGGGAGGGACGCCGCCGGACGCGAGCTTCGCGATGATGAGCGCATCGACGCCCTGTGCGCCGACCTCGACGCCGTGCGGCTGTTCGACGGCAAGGTCGCCGATCTGCAGCGCGCCGTGGATGGTGGATTCACGCGCGGCGCGGCCGAGCTGGTCGGTGTCGGCGTGGACCGGGGGAGTGCGTTCCGGCTCGATTTCCAGAACGAGATGCTGCTCGGACGCCGCGACGGCGTGCTCGCGGCCGTGACCCCCGATCTGATCGCCGTGCTCGACCTGGCGACGGGCATGCCGATCACGACCGAGTCCCTCCGGTACGGCGCGCGGGTCGCGGTGATCGCGATCCCCTGCCACGACAAGTGGCGCACGCCCATCGGCCTGGAGACCGCCGGACCCGCCCACTTCGGGTACGACGTGGAGTGGGTTCCGGTCGAAGACATCGCGCAGCGCTCCGGTGCGCGCACGACGGATGAGGAGGCCGCGTGA